A single genomic interval of Methanooceanicella nereidis harbors:
- a CDS encoding glycoside hydrolase family 57 protein, with protein sequence MSKLCIGFEVHQPYRLNSRFDHKNGVKIKDLEKEYFSSKNKEILEKVAGKCYIPATEIVLEGLDNGFKCAFSISGTLIEQLEKWNTDALDLFKQAARHKNTELIAQTYYHSIASLFDDLEEFELQVKLHKKLLKDVFGVVPRVMENTEFLFNNSIARSAKKMGFEAIYSEGVERILDWRSPNYVYTCQGIKVLMRNYKLSDDIAFRFNNREWEQYPLTADKFADWIASVPGDYINIFVDYETFGEHHWDETGILDFLRWLPKECLGRGIEFETPSAISKLEPREELDVDETISWADIEKDASAWAGNTIQKNALKAVQRAKIYAKNKKLWRYLQTSDHFYYMASKFGSCGDVHNYFSPEACSTFSAFEQYMNILSHYEQKFSHRTGSKKTAMILRSVSPDKAFNFWNSQNYTGFSAYSLDDLAEMLNHVPEDSVEYHIQRNDFSRWIGEALGDKKLASVVENCKNRIDLTEAIDRERDLLWKRLK encoded by the coding sequence TAAACTCCCGGTTTGATCATAAAAATGGAGTAAAGATAAAAGATCTGGAGAAAGAATACTTTAGCAGTAAAAATAAGGAAATACTGGAAAAGGTCGCAGGCAAATGTTACATACCGGCAACTGAGATCGTACTTGAAGGGCTTGATAATGGTTTTAAGTGCGCCTTCAGCATCTCGGGAACCCTGATAGAGCAGCTGGAAAAGTGGAACACAGATGCGTTAGACCTATTTAAGCAGGCAGCAAGGCATAAGAACACAGAGCTGATAGCTCAGACTTACTATCACAGCATCGCAAGCCTTTTTGACGACCTTGAGGAATTCGAGCTACAGGTAAAGCTGCATAAGAAGCTATTGAAAGATGTATTCGGTGTAGTCCCCCGTGTCATGGAAAACACGGAGTTCCTGTTCAATAATTCCATAGCGAGATCCGCAAAAAAGATGGGGTTCGAAGCGATTTATTCGGAAGGCGTCGAGCGGATACTTGACTGGAGAAGCCCCAATTATGTCTATACTTGCCAGGGCATAAAAGTTTTAATGAGGAACTATAAGCTTTCCGACGATATCGCGTTCAGGTTCAACAACAGGGAGTGGGAGCAGTATCCCCTGACAGCGGATAAGTTCGCGGACTGGATAGCCAGCGTTCCGGGAGATTATATTAACATATTCGTAGATTATGAGACGTTCGGCGAGCACCACTGGGACGAGACCGGTATCCTCGACTTCCTGAGATGGCTGCCTAAAGAATGCCTTGGCAGGGGCATAGAGTTCGAAACGCCGTCCGCGATATCAAAGCTTGAGCCTCGCGAGGAGCTTGACGTCGATGAGACGATCTCATGGGCGGATATAGAGAAGGATGCGTCGGCATGGGCAGGTAACACAATTCAGAAAAACGCTTTAAAGGCGGTCCAGAGAGCAAAGATATACGCGAAGAACAAGAAATTATGGCGCTACCTTCAAACGAGCGACCACTTCTACTATATGGCGTCGAAGTTCGGCTCATGCGGCGACGTGCACAACTATTTTAGCCCGGAGGCCTGCAGCACGTTCAGCGCTTTCGAGCAGTATATGAACATACTCTCACATTACGAGCAAAAATTCTCACACAGGACAGGATCGAAAAAGACGGCGATGATACTGAGGAGCGTCAGCCCCGATAAAGCCTTCAACTTTTGGAATTCGCAGAATTATACAGGATTTTCCGCATACAGCCTGGACGATCTTGCCGAGATGCTGAACCATGTGCCTGAAGATTCGGTCGAATACCACATACAGAGGAATGATTTTTCCAGATGGATAGGAGAGGCGCTTGGAGATAAAAAACTTGCATCTGTGGTCGAGAACTGTAAGAACAGGATAGATCTTACAGAGGCTATCGACCGGGAGAGAGACCTTCTATGGAAACGCTTAAAATAG
- a CDS encoding glycosyltransferase family 4 protein produces METLKIAFFCWESIYSEKIGGLSPGATYLAETLAKEHEVHFFTRGKEDKVIKGVHYHYCQPVAGNIVDFCRDMSDQMVRRFREFDTPPFDILHFHDWHVVDAMHQLRDRNTVYTYHSTEYGRIGNKFGDWWESKEISGKEWYAGLIAKRITTVSNTLKNEVMWLYNIPDEKTDIVNNGVFPEKYDAMIDQGEVKMSYGIHPLAPLVFFIGRMEYQKGPDILVEAIPQVLSTYWGAHFIMAGEGSMKSRLQEMTWDLPVHFLGYIPDSEYIRLLYASDVVVIPSRNEPFGLVLLEAWSAKRPVVVSDVGGLSENVDNFYDGVKVYLNPDSLAWGINYVLNDHIKSNLMGKNGRRKVDKLFRWDRVAEKMVDVYSKVI; encoded by the coding sequence ATGGAAACGCTTAAAATAGCATTCTTTTGCTGGGAGTCAATATATTCGGAAAAGATAGGGGGCCTGTCCCCCGGGGCCACATACCTGGCCGAGACGCTGGCAAAGGAGCACGAAGTCCATTTCTTTACGAGGGGAAAAGAAGATAAGGTCATCAAGGGCGTTCATTACCATTATTGCCAGCCGGTGGCCGGCAATATAGTAGATTTTTGTCGCGACATGAGCGATCAGATGGTCAGGCGGTTCAGAGAGTTCGATACGCCGCCTTTCGACATTTTACATTTCCATGACTGGCATGTGGTCGATGCCATGCATCAACTGCGCGACAGAAATACAGTTTATACTTATCACTCCACAGAGTACGGCAGGATAGGGAATAAGTTCGGCGACTGGTGGGAATCGAAAGAGATCTCCGGCAAGGAATGGTATGCCGGGCTCATTGCAAAAAGAATAACGACTGTATCTAACACGCTTAAGAACGAGGTCATGTGGCTGTACAACATACCGGACGAGAAGACAGACATTGTCAACAACGGCGTATTCCCGGAAAAATATGATGCGATGATAGATCAGGGCGAGGTCAAGATGTCATACGGCATACATCCCCTCGCTCCTCTCGTGTTCTTTATAGGGAGGATGGAATACCAGAAAGGACCGGACATCCTTGTGGAGGCGATACCGCAAGTGCTTTCAACCTACTGGGGAGCGCATTTCATCATGGCGGGTGAAGGCAGCATGAAAAGCAGGCTGCAGGAAATGACGTGGGACCTTCCCGTGCATTTTCTTGGATATATACCTGACTCCGAGTACATCCGCCTTCTTTATGCAAGCGACGTGGTCGTTATACCAAGCAGGAACGAGCCTTTCGGGCTTGTGTTGCTCGAGGCCTGGAGCGCAAAAAGGCCGGTAGTTGTAAGTGACGTAGGAGGGCTTTCGGAGAACGTCGATAATTTCTATGACGGGGTCAAGGTATACCTTAACCCGGATTCTCTCGCCTGGGGCATCAATTACGTCCTTAATGATCATATTAAGAGCAACCTGATGGGTAAGAACGGACGGAGAAAGGTAGATAAATTATTCAGATGGGACAGGGTGGCGGAAAAAATGGTCGATGTGTACAGTAAGGTGATATGA
- a CDS encoding glycosyltransferase family 4 protein has product MMRMAYFVDEFPPFFRGGLGTYAMEITKEYVRRGYNITVFSRNTGNDPTNDIWEGVKVHRPLLLNVADVLPIVSPGDVMNWDTGGQEFFMETIFYNFLSASKLVNGLAGKEGKTFDIVVAHDWLSFIAGIISKRSMKLPLVVHFHSAEQGRTGNGSATVKNIERLAAVKADMIVTVSYAMRDELMKYGYPESKIRVVYNGIDVNKYRPGIFSDEEIRKFKEEIGVGDSPMIFFVGRLTWVKGADTLVMAMANIVKEVPDAKLVIVGKGEQESMLRQMVASHGLENNVILKYEYIPEHERIKYYAACDIAVFPSKYEPFGIVCLEAMAMGKPVIVGASGTSGFREQVIPFGENISGFHINPQDPDDIAKFTVILLKDPDLRKTMGINARKRAVEKFSWEIAADNTVRVYEEAILLHEENRKALYEAVCECKIPDVNPTEKSS; this is encoded by the coding sequence ATGATGAGGATGGCATATTTTGTGGACGAGTTCCCGCCGTTCTTTAGAGGTGGGCTCGGGACATACGCTATGGAGATAACCAAAGAGTATGTCCGAAGAGGCTATAATATCACGGTCTTTTCCAGAAACACGGGAAACGACCCCACTAATGACATCTGGGAAGGCGTAAAGGTCCACAGGCCGCTCCTGTTGAACGTCGCGGACGTCCTTCCGATAGTAAGCCCGGGCGATGTGATGAACTGGGATACGGGCGGACAGGAATTTTTCATGGAGACGATATTTTATAACTTCCTTTCGGCATCCAAACTTGTTAACGGCCTTGCGGGAAAGGAAGGTAAAACGTTCGATATCGTGGTCGCGCATGACTGGCTTTCATTCATAGCGGGCATCATATCGAAGAGAAGTATGAAACTTCCGCTGGTCGTTCATTTTCATTCCGCGGAACAGGGGAGGACCGGGAACGGTTCCGCCACGGTTAAGAATATCGAAAGGCTCGCGGCAGTGAAAGCGGACATGATAGTGACCGTAAGCTATGCTATGCGCGACGAGCTTATGAAATACGGGTACCCGGAGAGTAAGATCAGGGTAGTGTATAACGGCATAGACGTTAATAAGTACAGGCCGGGCATCTTTTCTGATGAAGAGATAAGAAAGTTTAAGGAAGAGATAGGCGTTGGCGACTCCCCGATGATATTCTTCGTCGGAAGATTGACATGGGTGAAGGGCGCCGATACGCTCGTCATGGCGATGGCGAATATAGTAAAAGAGGTACCCGACGCAAAACTGGTGATAGTGGGCAAGGGTGAGCAGGAAAGCATGCTGAGGCAGATGGTGGCCTCCCATGGCCTGGAGAACAATGTCATCCTTAAATATGAATATATCCCGGAGCATGAGCGCATCAAGTATTATGCCGCGTGCGACATAGCCGTTTTCCCGTCAAAATATGAGCCTTTCGGGATTGTATGCCTGGAGGCGATGGCTATGGGTAAGCCTGTGATCGTAGGGGCAAGCGGAACGTCAGGGTTCAGGGAGCAGGTGATACCGTTTGGTGAGAACATTAGCGGGTTTCACATAAATCCTCAGGACCCGGATGACATTGCAAAATTTACTGTGATACTGCTAAAAGACCCGGACCTGAGAAAGACCATGGGTATAAATGCCCGGAAAAGAGCCGTAGAAAAATTCTCATGGGAGATAGCCGCTGATAATACGGTAAGGGTGTATGAGGAGGCCATATTGCTGCATGAGGAGAATAGAAAAGCTCTCTATGAGGCAGTATGCGAATGTAAGATACCCGATGTCAATCCGACAGAAAAAAGCTCATGA
- a CDS encoding ribose-phosphate diphosphokinase, whose product MDIDIVSGSSVPRLAQCIAKNMGMKAHFPFIEKFPDGEIHVIEGDFKPKETVVYVQTMHPRPNDMLVETLLTVDLLKELGTRRVIAVIPYLGYTRQDTRHVEGEAIGIRSVLKTLESCGVNDIVSVDLHLHRLSMDDLLGFSKVKLHEVSAIDLLASEAGKRLLKPVVIGPDSESERWAKRAADILETDYDVMEKHRLSAKEIEIKPKRLNVKNRDVLIIDDIVSTGGTMMEVIGSLRSQGANKITAAFTHAVLSDIDTLTGLFRAGVNELISTNSINNEFGTLDLSYELSRKLKEIL is encoded by the coding sequence ATGGACATAGACATCGTATCTGGCTCAAGCGTTCCCAGACTGGCGCAATGTATCGCGAAAAATATGGGTATGAAAGCACATTTTCCCTTTATAGAAAAGTTCCCTGACGGTGAGATACACGTTATAGAAGGCGATTTTAAACCGAAGGAGACCGTAGTGTATGTCCAGACGATGCATCCAAGGCCCAATGACATGCTTGTGGAGACTCTTCTCACAGTGGACCTGTTAAAAGAACTGGGCACAAGAAGGGTGATAGCCGTAATACCTTATCTGGGATATACCAGGCAGGACACCAGGCACGTCGAAGGCGAGGCGATCGGGATCCGATCAGTTCTGAAGACACTGGAATCCTGCGGCGTAAATGACATCGTTAGCGTAGACCTTCATCTGCACAGGCTAAGCATGGATGACCTTTTAGGGTTCAGTAAAGTAAAGCTACATGAAGTTAGCGCAATAGACCTGCTGGCCAGCGAAGCCGGCAAACGCCTTTTAAAGCCGGTGGTCATCGGTCCCGATTCGGAATCCGAGAGATGGGCAAAGAGAGCCGCAGATATTTTAGAAACTGATTACGATGTCATGGAAAAACACAGGCTGTCGGCTAAGGAGATCGAGATAAAGCCGAAAAGACTGAACGTCAAGAACAGGGACGTTCTGATCATAGATGACATAGTGAGCACGGGCGGAACGATGATGGAAGTGATAGGCTCTCTCAGGTCGCAGGGAGCTAATAAGATCACTGCAGCATTCACTCATGCGGTGTTAAGCGACATAGATACGCTGACGGGACTGTTCAGGGCTGGCGTGAACGAGCTGATATCGACGAACAGCATCAACAACGAGTTTGGCACGCTGGACCTTTCATATGAATTATCGAGAAAACTAAAAGAGATACTATAG
- a CDS encoding NAD(P)/FAD-dependent oxidoreductase, producing MKDKYDVIVVGAGPSGSIAARTAAEKGLEVLLIEKRQEIGEPVRCGEGVPRNALLKFTDIDPKWVCSKISGARLFSPDGNKFELREKNSDTELGYVLDRKIFDRDMARSAANAGAEVMVKTQATSLLMDKGQVCGIRGISRGECFEIAAPVVIGADGVESKIGRWAGIDTTLKLKHAATCAQFHLTGIDIDPSCCDFYFGSSVAPGCYAWVFPKGKDEANVGLGMLASMTDRSHPIQYLTEFVNARFPGSSILESVAGIVPVQDTLPCISTGGMMLTGDAARLSDPLTGAGIISAMASGRISGNVAADAIRSGDVSASSLAAYDREIFDTIGRMISRNYKLAMVVSRMNDSSLNIFFGTLKSRGMEKVPLSFVSDTIFNPGMPLFKILSKIF from the coding sequence ATGAAAGATAAATATGACGTCATCGTCGTCGGCGCAGGGCCTTCGGGATCGATAGCCGCAAGGACGGCAGCCGAGAAAGGACTTGAAGTCTTGCTGATAGAAAAGCGCCAGGAGATCGGGGAGCCCGTGCGTTGCGGAGAAGGAGTGCCCAGGAACGCCTTGCTTAAATTCACGGATATAGATCCAAAATGGGTATGTTCGAAAATATCCGGCGCCAGGCTCTTTTCGCCTGACGGGAATAAGTTTGAGCTCAGGGAGAAAAACTCGGATACAGAGCTCGGGTATGTGCTCGACAGAAAAATATTCGACCGGGACATGGCAAGGTCTGCTGCGAATGCAGGCGCGGAAGTGATGGTAAAGACACAGGCAACATCCCTTTTAATGGATAAGGGCCAGGTTTGCGGTATCAGAGGTATCAGCCGCGGGGAATGTTTTGAGATAGCGGCCCCTGTTGTGATAGGGGCTGATGGCGTAGAGTCAAAAATAGGCAGATGGGCCGGGATAGACACTACTCTCAAGCTCAAGCATGCCGCCACATGCGCCCAGTTCCATCTTACCGGCATCGATATAGACCCGTCATGCTGCGATTTTTACTTCGGCAGCAGCGTGGCGCCGGGGTGCTATGCATGGGTATTTCCAAAAGGTAAGGATGAGGCTAATGTAGGCTTAGGCATGCTCGCCAGCATGACTGACAGGTCGCATCCTATACAATACCTTACCGAATTCGTGAACGCCAGATTCCCCGGAAGCAGCATTCTCGAGTCGGTGGCCGGGATCGTGCCGGTGCAGGATACTCTGCCATGCATTTCCACAGGCGGGATGATGCTGACAGGCGATGCGGCAAGACTAAGCGACCCGCTTACGGGAGCAGGTATCATAAGTGCGATGGCCAGCGGGAGAATATCGGGTAATGTAGCAGCGGATGCGATCAGATCCGGCGATGTTTCTGCATCTTCGCTCGCCGCGTATGATCGCGAGATATTTGATACGATCGGACGCATGATAAGCAGGAACTATAAGCTTGCAATGGTCGTATCCAGGATGAACGATAGCTCATTGAATATTTTTTTCGGGACACTAAAGTCAAGAGGCATGGAAAAAGTCCCTCTTTCGTTTGTATCCGATACCATATTCAATCCGGGAATGCCCCTGTTCAAAATCCTGTCTAAGATATTTTAG
- a CDS encoding 4Fe-4S binding protein: MIAVNRFKCGYCGGCVAVCPKNAITLVETFISIDEECIDCGKCLKACPMGAMEKISYER; the protein is encoded by the coding sequence GTGATAGCCGTCAACCGGTTCAAGTGTGGGTATTGTGGCGGATGCGTAGCCGTTTGTCCAAAAAATGCGATCACACTGGTAGAGACTTTTATCAGCATCGACGAGGAATGCATAGATTGCGGAAAATGCTTGAAAGCATGCCCGATGGGCGCTATGGAGAAAATATCCTATGAAAGATAA
- a CDS encoding PAS domain-containing sensor histidine kinase: protein MENNVRGSDERHSHGEKRVNDLGSSHSLFFEDILEDIPLPVAIIDPDDKDVRSNQAFYAMTGYSHEELIRELNLQAFFTHTGYSEYNERTVSSKKNISISKLSIKCKNGTCIPLNIIDREPLDVNGDKRAHKVVIFADTPEGSKIPFNINEKRYQVLVEVQNDLIVCFDKFGIITFANEAICKYAGIGKEEMIGNMVDRIVSQELREALLKEIGSMSMDYHVLIKECQFKKHDGSVRWIEWINHCMFDDRGNFIECQSIGKDITSRKTIDEEIKNNEQMFNKLFNQINDIVFTMDRYSRLLSVSGKWFEKYGIKEDLLRGRSPWEVLETKDPNAIIDVLERAFSGEETSYEWSGSYQGRIFYFQISLSPIRDRKGDIIGVLGIGREITDSKCMEKELQDKEAWLCRITDNMRDIVMEIDNKSVITYVTPSVKTVLGYGTEEIIGRSVFDFSHPEDIEKIVKMTIQALKTGKGGKMEHRIRDINGKYLWFETIDNPVTDSSGNVTKAVIGIRDITDRKKIEDELIKSERSYRILAEGAKDIIFIISKDLTIDYINNFVSGLFNVRREDVVGRNITELLEGKIFHRIMFDNIKEKLRMIFTSGSPMTSEDLLTINGKDIWLNTHLIPIDGTEGEIISVMGISRDVTDYKKAEKALRESEQLLAKAQQIAHLGSWNWDFVNDSVICSDEAYRILGIYPVERETDTDILSSNIDPLDKHIIEDHINEAKRDKRSFQSIDVRIVQPDGSKRIAHVEGEMIFNDAGSAVRMYGTIQDVTERKKVELALMEAKLQAELYVDLMSHDISNINQIIMGYLELARDMSGMEDESRRFIEKSFEALKNSSNLINNVRKIQMTRSGELKYEGIDLGKILSEICSEYTNIPGTDVEINIKDYNDRFVRANELLKDVFVNIVGNSIKHSGGLVIIDIYLTRAFESGKEYYKVIIDDNGPGIPDEIKCKIFDRSWRGETKTKGRGLGLFLVKTLVDSFQGRVWVEDKVPGETGKGSRFIVMLPSFKSTMN from the coding sequence ATGGAGAATAATGTGAGGGGGAGTGACGAGAGGCATAGCCATGGGGAAAAGAGGGTAAACGACCTAGGATCATCACATAGCTTATTTTTTGAAGATATATTAGAAGACATACCCTTACCAGTAGCCATAATCGACCCGGATGATAAAGATGTCAGAAGTAATCAGGCATTTTACGCAATGACAGGATACAGCCATGAAGAGTTGATCCGGGAGCTTAATTTACAGGCTTTTTTTACGCACACAGGATATTCCGAATATAATGAGCGGACTGTATCCAGTAAAAAAAATATTTCCATATCCAAGTTATCGATCAAATGTAAAAACGGAACATGTATCCCTTTAAATATCATAGATAGAGAGCCCTTGGACGTGAACGGCGATAAGCGGGCGCATAAAGTTGTCATATTTGCCGATACCCCCGAAGGGAGTAAAATTCCTTTTAATATTAACGAAAAGCGATATCAGGTCCTGGTAGAAGTGCAGAATGACCTGATAGTATGTTTCGATAAGTTCGGTATCATAACTTTTGCAAACGAAGCCATATGCAAATATGCGGGGATCGGAAAGGAAGAGATGATCGGCAACATGGTCGATCGGATAGTATCGCAGGAGCTCAGGGAGGCTTTACTTAAAGAGATCGGGTCCATGAGCATGGACTATCACGTTTTAATAAAAGAATGTCAATTCAAGAAACATGACGGCTCCGTGCGATGGATAGAATGGATCAACCATTGCATGTTCGACGACCGGGGAAATTTCATCGAATGCCAGTCAATAGGTAAAGACATTACTTCCCGGAAGACGATCGATGAGGAAATAAAAAATAATGAACAGATGTTCAATAAGCTTTTCAATCAGATCAATGACATCGTTTTTACCATGGACCGGTACAGTCGCCTTTTAAGCGTATCCGGAAAATGGTTTGAAAAATACGGGATAAAGGAAGACCTATTGCGGGGAAGATCCCCGTGGGAAGTTTTAGAGACAAAAGACCCAAATGCAATAATAGATGTTCTTGAACGTGCTTTTTCAGGTGAAGAGACATCATACGAATGGTCAGGATCATATCAAGGCCGGATATTTTATTTTCAGATATCATTATCCCCCATCCGGGACCGGAAAGGCGATATAATTGGGGTTTTGGGGATAGGCCGTGAGATCACGGATAGCAAGTGCATGGAAAAGGAACTGCAGGATAAGGAAGCCTGGTTATGCCGTATTACCGATAACATGAGAGATATTGTCATGGAGATCGATAATAAAAGCGTTATCACTTATGTCACCCCATCCGTCAAGACAGTGCTGGGCTATGGCACGGAAGAGATCATTGGCAGGAGTGTCTTTGATTTTTCCCACCCTGAGGATATTGAAAAAATCGTAAAGATGACGATCCAGGCCCTGAAGACGGGCAAAGGCGGCAAGATGGAGCACAGGATCAGGGATATTAACGGAAAATATCTCTGGTTCGAGACGATAGATAATCCTGTCACGGACAGCTCCGGGAATGTGACAAAGGCGGTCATAGGGATACGAGATATTACCGACCGGAAAAAGATCGAGGACGAATTAATAAAAAGCGAAAGAAGCTACAGGATCCTTGCGGAAGGCGCAAAGGACATCATTTTCATAATAAGCAAAGACCTGACCATTGATTATATCAACAATTTCGTATCCGGGTTGTTTAACGTTCGCAGGGAAGATGTGGTAGGCAGAAATATTACAGAATTACTGGAGGGAAAGATCTTCCATAGGATCATGTTTGATAATATAAAGGAAAAGTTACGGATGATCTTCACTTCAGGTTCGCCGATGACAAGCGAGGATCTCCTGACCATTAATGGTAAAGATATCTGGCTGAACACTCATTTGATCCCTATAGACGGTACTGAAGGGGAAATAATTTCCGTAATGGGCATCTCGCGCGATGTCACCGACTATAAAAAAGCGGAGAAAGCTTTACGTGAAAGCGAGCAGTTGCTGGCGAAAGCGCAGCAGATAGCCCATCTCGGCAGCTGGAACTGGGACTTTGTAAATGATTCGGTCATATGTTCCGACGAGGCTTACAGGATACTGGGAATATACCCGGTGGAACGGGAAACTGACACGGACATACTATCGAGTAACATCGACCCGCTGGACAAGCATATTATCGAAGATCACATAAATGAGGCTAAAAGAGATAAAAGGTCATTTCAGAGCATCGACGTCCGTATAGTCCAGCCCGACGGCTCGAAGCGTATAGCGCATGTGGAAGGGGAAATGATCTTTAACGACGCTGGCAGTGCTGTTCGCATGTATGGCACCATACAGGATGTGACTGAAAGAAAGAAAGTGGAGCTCGCCCTGATGGAGGCCAAGCTGCAGGCTGAGCTATATGTGGACCTGATGAGCCATGACATAAGCAATATTAACCAGATCATAATGGGCTATCTTGAACTGGCCAGGGACATGTCCGGGATGGAAGATGAAAGCAGGCGGTTCATAGAGAAATCTTTTGAAGCGCTGAAAAATAGCTCCAATTTGATAAATAATGTCAGAAAGATCCAGATGACCAGGTCCGGGGAACTAAAATACGAGGGTATCGACCTTGGAAAGATCCTATCTGAGATATGTTCCGAATATACTAACATTCCGGGCACTGATGTAGAAATAAACATAAAAGACTATAATGATCGGTTCGTGAGAGCAAATGAGCTGTTAAAAGATGTCTTTGTGAACATCGTAGGGAATTCGATAAAACACTCCGGCGGACTTGTGATCATAGATATTTATCTTACGAGGGCGTTTGAGAGCGGCAAAGAATATTATAAGGTCATAATAGACGATAATGGTCCGGGCATACCTGATGAGATAAAATGCAAGATATTCGACAGGTCATGGCGCGGGGAGACTAAAACAAAAGGCCGGGGGCTGGGGCTGTTCCTGGTAAAGACCCTTGTCGATAGCTTTCAGGGAAGGGTATGGGTGGAAGATAAGGTGCCTGGAGAAACGGGCAAAGGAAGCAGGTTTATAGTGATGTTGCCTTCATTTAAGAGCACAATGAATTGA